TAGGAGGCGGCGAGCAGCGCGAGCAGGATGGTCCAGAGAATGGCGATGCGGACGGGAGAGCCCTGGCGAAGGCGCGGGAGGACGGCGATGTCCACGAGCAGAAGGCTGGCGACGATGACGGCGAACAGGATCACGAGCTTGCTTTACCTTCGCATGGGGAGAGCCGGAATGTCATCGGGAGAATGGCCCTTCGCCGCCAGCCACGCAAGAGATCGGCGGGGGATGCTGCATCCCGCGGGAACAACTTTTCGTCTATAGAAGTGTTGATGAAAGCAGCGCCTGGGCGGGAAGTGTGCCCTGATATTGCCGGGCGCAGAGGTTGGATCGATGCGGATGGCGAAGACACTCCAGAATCATGACTGGTTGCGGCGGAGCGCGACGGCGGCGCTCGCGGTTGCGCTGGCGTTTGCGGCCGGGCAGAGCGCCCTGGCGCAGAGCAGCGGAGACTTGCAAGCGCAGGTGACGAGCCGGCTGCAGCAGGACGCTGCGCTGAGCGGTGCGCGCATCACGGCGACGGTGAGCGGCGGGCAGATCACGCTGAATGGTTCCGTGCTGAACGAGAAGCAGTGGCAGGAGGCCGAAACGGCGACGGCGAATACGCCGGGCGTGCGGACGATCGAGAACAACCTGGTGATCACCGGGCCAGCCAATGCGGGCGCGCAGACAGGATGGGCTCCACCGGCGCCGGATATGGATGGGCAGGGTCAGGCCGGGCAGGCTGAGACGGGGCAGGCTGGGCCAGGCGGCGCAGTGGATGCTACGGCGGTGAGCAATGGGCAGGTGCCGCCTCCGCCTCCCCCGGACAGCATGGACAGCCAGACGGCGGCCCCGACGCAGGCGGCGAATGGCGATTCGTATGGGGCGCAGGGCTATGGATATGGTGCGCAGAATGACCAGCCGCAGCGGCCGGGCCGGGGCGAGTACATTCCTCCGGAGCAGCCGGTGAGCGGGCCGGTGACGGTGCCGGCGAATACGGTATTGCAGATTCGTACGGTAGAACCGCTGGACTCGGCGCAGCTTTTGCAGGGGCAGATCTTTGATGCGACCGCGGCGAATGATGTGTATGTGGGGAATGTGCTGGCGATTCCGCGCGGCGCGCAGATGGAGGGCAAGGTGGTGCGGCTGAAGAAGGCCGGGCCGCTGGGCGGCAACACACTGCTGGCGCTGAAGCTGACCGGGCTGAATATGGGCGGGCAGTTTTACCCGCTGGACACCGACATGTGGTGGAACCGGGGACCGAACAAGGCCGGATACACCGCGGGAAACACGATCGCGGGCAGCGCCTTTGGCGCGGTGCTGGGCGGCTTGATTGGCGGCGGCACGGGCGCGGCGATTGGCGCGGGAGCCGGAGCCGTGGGCGGCATGGGTGCCTCGGCGGCAACGAACGGGCCGCATGTGATTTTGCCCTCGGAGACGGTGCTGGCCTTTCACCTGGCGCGGCCGGTGACGGTGCAGCCGGTGTCATGGCAGGAGGCGCAGCGGCTGGCGGCGAGCACGCCGAGGTTGCAGCAACGGCCGGTGTACCGGCGGCCTTATGCGCAGCCGTATCTGTACCCTTACCCCAATGCTTATGCCTACCCGTATCCCTACGCCTATCCGCCGCCGTATTACGGCCCGTCGGGCGTGTATCTGGGCTGGGGTTGGGGTTGGTAAGTCCACGCAGACCAGAAGCTAGAATCACAAGAGCCAGAGTTCACTCTGGCCTCGGATTGCTGGCAAAGCAGAAAAGCATCCCTCAGGGCCTGAAGGCCGATTGATTTTGCTGCTCTTACGGCAGGGCTGAAGGCCTGCCCCTTCACAACCGCGGGTTTGTCACCCCGATCAGGCCAGAGCGAACTCTGGCCTTTTGTTTTTGTGCAGCGGGCCCTTGGCAATCGCTGTTTTAGGATGGAGAGATGGGAGATTCCATCTCGCCGCAGGGTTTTTCACATAAGTGGAGCCGCCGGCAATTTCTGGGTATCGGCGCCGGAACGCTTGGGGCGGCGGTGCTTTATCCGACCGAGATCAGCCGCCACGAGCTGACCGTGGAGAAGCACGAGATCTTTTTGAAGCGGCTGCCGGATGCCTTTCGCGGCATGCGGATTGTGCAGATCTCTGACATTCACTTTGAAGAGTTTGATGAAGCGTGGTTTGTGCGCCACGTGGTGGACAAGGTCAACGAACTGAAGCCCGACATGGTGCTGATGACGGGTGACTTTGTGAGCTACGGGCCGTTTTCGCTGAAATATGGGCAAGAGCGCGCCAATCCTTGCGCGGAGGTGCTTTCGCACCTGGAGTGCCCGTTGCGATATGCCTCGCTGGGGAACCACGATGCGATTGTGGGCAATGCGATTGTTTCAGGCGCGCTGGAGAGCCACGGGATTCACGTGTTGCTGAACCGCTCCGTGCCAATTGAGCGGCAGGGCCGGAGGATGTGGCTGGCGGGAACAGGCAGTGCGTGCGTAAGAGAATGCCATCCGGACACGGCGTTGCCGAAGGCGTCGATTCGCGACCAGGAGACGGTTCTGCTGATGGCCCATGAGCCGGATGTGCTGCCCGAAATGGCGCGGCACGGCGTGGACATGATGTTTTCCGGGCACACGCATGGGGGGCAGATCCGGTTTCCGTTTTTGCCCGCGATGGCCCTGCCGCCTTATGGGAAGAAGTATGTGGAAGGGCTGTTTCGCATCGGCGAGACGCAGCTTTATGTGAATCGCGGACTGGGCGCGGTGCTGATTCCGGCGCGGTTGAACTGCCCGCCCGAGATTACGCAATTCACGCTGATTTAGACGCTGGCGGAGGGATGCCGGGACGAGGCCGCATGGAGTGCGCGCGCGCCTGTATACTGGAAGCGCTCCTGCCAAATCAGGAAGTTCCCTGCCCCTGAGCCGCTTCGGATGTGCCTCAGGCGAGGGGTCTGACTACTAAGGGTTTTTAGCCACTCATGATTCGTTTTCTTCAGAAAGACAATCGGTTCGTCAAAGCCGTCTTCTTCATCATCATCTCGGTGGCCTGCGTCACGATGGTGATCACACTGGTTCCGGGCATTTTTGACACGCAGAGCTCATCAGGCAACGTGTACGCGACGATCGGCTATGGCGGCCCGCTGGGGCGGTTTATGCCGGCGCAGGACACGATCACCATGACCGAGGTGCAGCAGACGGCGGCGCGCATGATGCAGCAGCAGGGCCTGCCGGACTCGATGATGTCGTTTGTGATTCCGCAGGTGGGCCAGGGGCTGATTCAGCAGCATGTGGAGATGATGGAAGCCCACAAGCTGGGTCTGCACGCCAATGATGAGGATGTGCGCCACTTTCTGCATACGGGCATGTGGGGCCAGGTGCTGTTTCCGAACGGCAAGTACATTGGCGACCAGGCGTATGCCGAGCTGATTTCAGAGCACTTCAACATGACTCGCGAGAAGTTTGAGTCAGAGGTGAAGAATGCGATTGTGGAAGACCGGCTGCGCAGCCTGGTGAGTGGCGCGGTGACTGTTTCGCCCGAGCAGGTGAAGCAGTATTACCTGCAGCAGGGACTGAAGATCAACTTCCAGTACGCGGTGCTGGATTCGAACGCGCTGCGGCAGACGATCAATCCCACGGACGCGCAACTGCAGACGTATTTCAAGCAGAATGCGGGCCGCTATGCGAAGGCGATTCCCGAGACGCGGTCGATTCAGTACATCGCGTTCCAGGATTCGCAGATTCCGGGCGGCGCGCCGCAGGTGACCGACGCGGAGATTCAGCAGTACTACAACGCGCACCAGGACCAGTACAAGGTTCCGGAAGAAGTGAAGGTGCGCCACATCCTGATCCAGGTTCCGCAGGGCGCTCCGGCGGCAACGGTGGCCGCGGCCAAGACGAAGGCGCAGAGCGTGCTGGATCAACTGAAGCAGGCTAACGGCAAGAACTTTGCCGAGCTGGCGAAGAAGTACTCCGACGACCCTGGCAGCAAGGACCAGGGCGGCGAGCTGGGCTGGGTGAAGCAGGGCATGACGGTGCCGGCGTTTGACCATGCGATCTTCACAATGCCGGTGGGCCAGATCTCTGATCTGGTGCGCACGCAGTATGGCTTCCACATCATCCAGGTGGAAGACAAGCACACGGCGCATACCGAGGCGCTGAGCGATGTGCGCGCGCAGATTCTCTCGACGCTGACGCAGCAGAAGGAAAATGACGCGGCGGCGAGCTATGCGCAGCAACTGGCGAAGGAAGCAGCGGCCAACGGCCTGCAGAAGACGGCAGCGGCGCATCACCTCTCAGTGACCACCTCGGACTCGGTGCAGCAGGGCGCGAATCTGCCGAACCTGAGCGACAGCTCGAAGCTGGTGACGGCGGCGTTTCAGGCCAAGCAGGGCGCGGCTCCGCAGGTTGCGAGCACCGGCGACGGGTTTGCGGTCTTCCAGGTGAGCAACATCACCGCGGCGCATGCGCCGACGTTTGACGCCTACAAGACGCAGATTCTGTCGGACTATCGCGACGATCAACTGCCGGCACTGCTGGCGCGCAAGACCAATGAACTGGCCGAGCGGGCGAAGAACCTGAACGACCTGAGCAAGGCTGCGAAGCTGATGAACGCGACGGTGATGACCAGCGGGCTGGTGGGCCGCACGGACCAGGTGCCGGAGGTCGGCGAGCTGGAGCAGGTGGCTCCGTCACTCTTCACGCTGCAGCCGGGCCAGATCAGCAAGGCGATCAACACGGGCCGCAGTGGCGTGGTGGCCCAGATCACGGCGCGGCAGGAACCGGATGCAGCCGAGATTGCGGCGCACTCCGAGCAGACGCGTGAGCAGCTTCTGGATCAGCAGCGGAACCAGATGTTTGAGGTGTTTCTGTCAAACCTTCTCGAGAAGTATCAGAAGGAAGGGCGGATTCGCATCAACGCCAAGGCAACGCCGCTGCCGGCAGGCGGCGATAGCGGCGAGTAAGCCGCGAACTCGATTCCTCACCAAAAGGCCCGTGATTGCACGGGCCTTTTGCTTTTCCGGCGCATCTACTCGAAGATCAGTGGAGGAATTTCTCGACATGGCCATGGACCGCTCATCTGGACTCTTGCTGCACGTGACTTCCCTGCCCTCGCACGGCGGAATTGGCGATCTGGGCCCGGCGGCCTATGCCTTTGCCGATTTTCTGGCGGCGGCCAAACAGCAGTGGTGGCAGGTGCTGCCGCTGGGGCCGACGGGCTATGGGAATTCGCCGTATGCGGGGTTGTCGGCGTTTGCGGGCAATCCGCTGCTGGTTTCGCTGGAGTTTCTGGCGGAGTGGGGCTGGATGGACCGGGAACGGCTGGGCGAGTTGCCGGGGCATGACGGGCATGTGGACTTTGAAGCGGTGAGCGCGCGGAAGCTGCCGCTGCTCGAGGAGGCGGCGCGGAACTTTCTGGCGCGGCGGGCCAGCCATGAGGAGCAAGGCGAGCAGTGGGAACGGTTTGAGCGGTTTCGCGCGGCAAACTCAGGCTGGCTGCCGGACTGGGTGCTCTACAGCGTGCTGCGGCGGAAGTTTGGCTATGCCTGCTGGAATGAGTGGCCCGAGGCCGTGGCGCGGCGGGAGCCGGAGGCGCTGGAAGCCGCGCGAAAGGAGCTGGCGGCGGAGATTGCCGTCGCGGAGGCGATTCAGTTTGCCTTTGATGAGCAATGGACGCGGCTGCGGGAGTATTGCGCGGAGCGCGGCATCCGTTTTCTGGGCGACATTGCGATTTTTGTGAACTTCGACAGCGCGGATGTGTGGGCGTATCCGGAGATTTTTGATCTGGATGAGAAGCTGTCGCCGGTGCGGGTGGCGGGTGTGCCGCCGGACTACTTCTCGGCGACGGGACAGCGCTGGGGCAATCCGCTTTACCGCTGGGATGTGCTGGAACGGCAGGGCTTTGCGTGGTGGGTGGAGCGGGTGCGCCGGGCGCGGGTGCTGTATGACGCGATGCGGCTGGACCACTTCAGAGGATTTGAGGCGTACTGGTCGATTCCGGCCGAGGAAGAGACGGCGGTGAACGGCGAGTGGGTGAAAGCTCCGGGCGACGCGCTGTTTGAGACGCTCGCGCGGGAGCTGGGCGAGTTGCCGTTTCTGGCCGAGGACCTCGGCGTGATTACGCCGGAGGTGGATGCCCTGCGGGAGCGCTTTGGGCTGCCGGGGATGCGGGTGCTGCAGTTTGGATTTTCTGGCCGGGGCGCGCACATGCACCTGCCGCATCGCTATGAGAAGAATTCCGTGGTGTACACGGGGACGCACGACAACGACACGACGCGCGGCTGGTGGGAGCATGGTGCGAGCCGCGAAGAGAAAGCGGCGGTCGAGGTGTATCTGCATCCGGGGCTGGATGCGTCGGAACATGGGGTGGTGTGGGCGATGATTCGCGCGGCGGCGACCTCAGTGGCGGATATTTGTTTGTATCCGGTGCAGGATGTGCTGGAGCTGGGATCAGAAGCGCGCATGAACGTGCCGGCGCGAGCCAAGGGTAACTGGGGCTGGCGCGTGGGCGAAGGTGCCTGGAATGACGACGTGGCGGCAAAGCTCGCCCTGCTGACCGAAGTGACCGACCGGGACCGGCTGCCGGATGAGGATTCGCAGGAGGCGTAACGATGCCGGTCGCTTCGATGACGGTGCAGTTGCGCATGGAGCATAGCCACTCGCTGAAGGACCGCCGCCAGGTGGTTCGCAGCCTGAAGGAAAAGCTGCGGCATGGGTTCAATATTTCCGTCGCGGAGATGGATGAAGCTGTGACGTGGCAGTCGGCCACGATTGGCATTGCCGCGGTTTCGGGTTCGCGGGATTATCTCTCGGGGCTGATGCGCGAGGTGGAAGACGCGGCGCAGCGGATTGCGGCGGACCTGGGGGCGGAGGTGAGCGACGCCTGGTGGGAATTGGTGGATTAGATTCGGGGCGGTTGATCCGCATTTCTTTTGGGATGAGAGTCGCGGAGATGAGTACCCCACTCCAGCCAACAGCGGCTTGAATGGGACACCGGGCTGAAGGGGAATTTCCCTCAGGGGCTAAAGCCCGCTTCTTTCTGTAGGCTTAGCGGCACGGCTGAAGCCGTGCCCTGATACAGGAAGCCTTCACACTCCTGCCAGCTCAGCGGCACCGCACTGGAGCCGTGCCCTGATACGGTGCCGGTGGGTCAGACCTGGGCGCAGAGGAGGTGGCCGCCTTTGCCGCGGACCTCGAATCCGTCTGCCCGGTTTTGGAAGTACCGGGCGTTGGTGGCTGGGGGATCAAGATCTTCGATGCCGGTGAAGCCCATGGCGCGCAGTTCCTGGGCGAGTTCCTCTGGGACATAAGAGGACAGGAATGGCTCTCCAATGGCTGCGACGCGCGCGGCGAGCGCCTCGACAGCCTGCCGCTCCTGCTCGCCAAGCAGATGGCGCGGTATGGAGTAGTCAAAGACAACGGCGCTGCCCGCAGGCAGCGAGGCGATGAAGCGCAGTGTGGCGAGGAACGCCTCGCGCGTGAGATAAGGCACCACTCCAAGCCATGAGAAGAAAGCGGGCGCGTCGGTGCGAAAGCCAGCCGCCGCCAGTCCTTCGCCGAGCGTCTGGTGCTCGAAGTCGACGGGAGCGTAGGTGAGGCCAGGCGGGATGGGCAGTCCTGCGTCGG
The DNA window shown above is from Acidobacterium capsulatum ATCC 51196 and carries:
- a CDS encoding BON domain-containing protein → MAKTLQNHDWLRRSATAALAVALAFAAGQSALAQSSGDLQAQVTSRLQQDAALSGARITATVSGGQITLNGSVLNEKQWQEAETATANTPGVRTIENNLVITGPANAGAQTGWAPPAPDMDGQGQAGQAETGQAGPGGAVDATAVSNGQVPPPPPPDSMDSQTAAPTQAANGDSYGAQGYGYGAQNDQPQRPGRGEYIPPEQPVSGPVTVPANTVLQIRTVEPLDSAQLLQGQIFDATAANDVYVGNVLAIPRGAQMEGKVVRLKKAGPLGGNTLLALKLTGLNMGGQFYPLDTDMWWNRGPNKAGYTAGNTIAGSAFGAVLGGLIGGGTGAAIGAGAGAVGGMGASAATNGPHVILPSETVLAFHLARPVTVQPVSWQEAQRLAASTPRLQQRPVYRRPYAQPYLYPYPNAYAYPYPYAYPPPYYGPSGVYLGWGWGW
- a CDS encoding metallophosphoesterase, translated to MGDSISPQGFSHKWSRRQFLGIGAGTLGAAVLYPTEISRHELTVEKHEIFLKRLPDAFRGMRIVQISDIHFEEFDEAWFVRHVVDKVNELKPDMVLMTGDFVSYGPFSLKYGQERANPCAEVLSHLECPLRYASLGNHDAIVGNAIVSGALESHGIHVLLNRSVPIERQGRRMWLAGTGSACVRECHPDTALPKASIRDQETVLLMAHEPDVLPEMARHGVDMMFSGHTHGGQIRFPFLPAMALPPYGKKYVEGLFRIGETQLYVNRGLGAVLIPARLNCPPEITQFTLI
- a CDS encoding peptidylprolyl isomerase, producing MIRFLQKDNRFVKAVFFIIISVACVTMVITLVPGIFDTQSSSGNVYATIGYGGPLGRFMPAQDTITMTEVQQTAARMMQQQGLPDSMMSFVIPQVGQGLIQQHVEMMEAHKLGLHANDEDVRHFLHTGMWGQVLFPNGKYIGDQAYAELISEHFNMTREKFESEVKNAIVEDRLRSLVSGAVTVSPEQVKQYYLQQGLKINFQYAVLDSNALRQTINPTDAQLQTYFKQNAGRYAKAIPETRSIQYIAFQDSQIPGGAPQVTDAEIQQYYNAHQDQYKVPEEVKVRHILIQVPQGAPAATVAAAKTKAQSVLDQLKQANGKNFAELAKKYSDDPGSKDQGGELGWVKQGMTVPAFDHAIFTMPVGQISDLVRTQYGFHIIQVEDKHTAHTEALSDVRAQILSTLTQQKENDAAASYAQQLAKEAAANGLQKTAAAHHLSVTTSDSVQQGANLPNLSDSSKLVTAAFQAKQGAAPQVASTGDGFAVFQVSNITAAHAPTFDAYKTQILSDYRDDQLPALLARKTNELAERAKNLNDLSKAAKLMNATVMTSGLVGRTDQVPEVGELEQVAPSLFTLQPGQISKAINTGRSGVVAQITARQEPDAAEIAAHSEQTREQLLDQQRNQMFEVFLSNLLEKYQKEGRIRINAKATPLPAGGDSGE
- the malQ gene encoding 4-alpha-glucanotransferase, which codes for MEEFLDMAMDRSSGLLLHVTSLPSHGGIGDLGPAAYAFADFLAAAKQQWWQVLPLGPTGYGNSPYAGLSAFAGNPLLVSLEFLAEWGWMDRERLGELPGHDGHVDFEAVSARKLPLLEEAARNFLARRASHEEQGEQWERFERFRAANSGWLPDWVLYSVLRRKFGYACWNEWPEAVARREPEALEAARKELAAEIAVAEAIQFAFDEQWTRLREYCAERGIRFLGDIAIFVNFDSADVWAYPEIFDLDEKLSPVRVAGVPPDYFSATGQRWGNPLYRWDVLERQGFAWWVERVRRARVLYDAMRLDHFRGFEAYWSIPAEEETAVNGEWVKAPGDALFETLARELGELPFLAEDLGVITPEVDALRERFGLPGMRVLQFGFSGRGAHMHLPHRYEKNSVVYTGTHDNDTTRGWWEHGASREEKAAVEVYLHPGLDASEHGVVWAMIRAAATSVADICLYPVQDVLELGSEARMNVPARAKGNWGWRVGEGAWNDDVAAKLALLTEVTDRDRLPDEDSQEA
- a CDS encoding DUF503 domain-containing protein translates to MPVASMTVQLRMEHSHSLKDRRQVVRSLKEKLRHGFNISVAEMDEAVTWQSATIGIAAVSGSRDYLSGLMREVEDAAQRIAADLGAEVSDAWWELVD
- a CDS encoding class I SAM-dependent methyltransferase, producing MQPQQPSRTAYGVACRRAAHQLFDRPLVFEDPFALTILGEQVAAEVRATPPEDLNHPFHQSMRFRMAVRSRYAEDKLAEAVARGVRQYVILGAGLDTSAYRSPFPGLSIFEVDFPATQAWKQQRVADAGLPIPPGLTYAPVDFEHQTLGEGLAAAGFRTDAPAFFSWLGVVPYLTREAFLATLRFIASLPAGSAVVFDYSIPRHLLGEQERQAVEALAARVAAIGEPFLSSYVPEELAQELRAMGFTGIEDLDPPATNARYFQNRADGFEVRGKGGHLLCAQV